The Portunus trituberculatus isolate SZX2019 unplaced genomic scaffold, ASM1759143v1 PGA_scaffold_76__1_contigs__length_6322, whole genome shotgun sequence genome contains the following window.
TGACAGTAATATTATGATCATGGACCTATGATTGTAGAAGACTGCAATACACACATGACATGAAGCAATAGAATACATCATGATAGCAGAAAGCGACAATTGGAAAAAGTCAGGATGTACAGACAAAGATTATAAGACACACCAGGAAAGGTTGCCCAGTGATGCTCGGAATAGACTGCTATGGACGATAGTGAGATGATCTCAGGCTGAGAATTCTCCCCACTAATTTCCTTCCTGCAGGTGTTCCACGTGTGTCACGCTGACGGCCGGATGAACAGCTTCCTGTGTCCCAACACCACTATCTTCAACCAGCAGAGGCTTGTGTGTGATTGGTGGTACAACGTTAACTGCGGAATCTCCTCGCAGCACTTCAGCGTCAACGAAGAGATAGGGAAAGTGACTCCCTCGCCTGGCAGATCCAGAGCCTCCAACGATTTCAGCAGAGTTACTACAGCGGCAAGACCCGCCACACCCTCCCCGGTGCTCCGAGGCACATCAGGATTCACGGCAATACCACAGAATAACATCAGAGGCAGAACTGAACAATCTCGAGGGTCACAAGGGTCCGTAAGTCGTCCTCCTTCCACTTCCcctactcgtcctcctcttcctcctcctactcccgcCGCTCGACCTTCTCCTAATCCTACTTCACGTGCTCCTACCCGTGCTCCAACCATTCCTACGCGTGCTCCTACGCGCCCTCCAACTCGTCCTCCAACtcgtcctcctactctttctcctactcgtcctcctactcgtcctcctactcgtcctcctACTCATTCTCCGAGTTCTGTCCGTTCTCCCACATTATCTCCTTCAAGTGCTCCATCCCAATCTTCTCCGGGTCAGCTACCAACGACTTTCAGGCCCAACTCATTTCCAAGGACGCAGTCCAGAGTGGTGGTAAATCGCCGCCCCGTGCTGCCAACCCTTGCACCAGCTCGCTCCTTCAACAGGCCTCCAGCAGACGGCGTAAATCTCCTCCTGAGTGGCATCCAGAGCTCTCAAACACCTGCTAATGTTGCTGACTCGCGACCGACTGGCCAGGGTGTTCCACTGCCCACTCTCACAGGAAACAGAATCTCCTCAAGCACGTCAAGCCGAGGCAGAGGAACGCAGGCGTCATCCAGCACGGGTGGAAGCCAGACTATTTCCGGTAGACAGCAACAGTTTCCACCTTCAACACCTACACAAAAGGCTCCTGGAGTTAACATTGGGCAGCCTGCTGGTACTGGAACCCCGACCACTTTTGGTGCTCGTATCCCTCAATCTCCAACAACGTTCCAGTCCGGCGGCGTCCCTCTGCCTACGCTCAGTGGAAGGGGTAGTTCAGGtacatcagtcagtcaatcatttgGAACACAGCCACAGAGACCACAGTTACAAAGACCCCAAGTAGGACAGCCTATAAGGATCCCTGGTGCTGTCACTCCTACGACTCGCCAAGGAGTTAGGGGTGGAGGACAGCCAAGAGATGGAAGTGTTGGTGTTCCTCTCCCTGCCCTTTCTTCTTCTGGTGGTTTTACTGGAGGACGAGGTGGACAAGGACGGGGATCTGGAAACCGTGGCGTTCCTCTTCCAAGTATTGCTCCTGCCCAGgccggaggaggtggtggtgttccaCTTCCTGGTTTGTCCTTGTCTCAGGGTGGTCAGAGAGGCTCCTTTGGAGTCCCTCTACCGAGCCTACCCCACAGTTGGTAGCAGCGGGGGCGGGAGTGGCGGCGTCAGGCTTCCAAGTCTGCCGTCTCCAGGGACGCCTTCGCGCGGAAGCGGAGGGTTTAGGCCATCACGTCCCGCCACCGTCCAGGGTTCGCGTGGACCCATCTTGATCATAGAGGCGGATAGGGATGACCTGGATGACCGGTTTGACGATGATCGTTTCGACCTGGATGATCGCTTCGATGATGATCGATTTGACGACGACCGTTTCGATCTTGATGATCGCTTTGATGATGATCCTTTCGATCTTGACGATCGATTTGATGATGATCGATTTGATTTGGATGATCGTTTCGACGACGACAGTTTCGACCTTGATGATAGATTCGATGACGACCGTTTCGATCCTGATGATAGATTCGATGACGATCGATTTGATCTTGACGATCGATTCGATGATGATCGATTTGATGATGACCACCTTAGG
Protein-coding sequences here:
- the LOC123501014 gene encoding mucin-2-like, which encodes MNSFLCPNTTIFNQQRLVCDWWYNVNCGISSQHFSVNEEIGKVTPSPGRSRASNDFSRVTTAARPATPSPVLRGTSGFTAIPQNNIRGRTEQSRGSQGSVSRPPSTSPTRPPLPPPTPAARPSPNPTSRAPTRAPTIPTRAPTRPPTRPPTRPPTLSPTRPPTRPPTRPPTHSPSSVRSPTLSPSSAPSQSSPGQLPTTFRPNSFPRTQSRVVVNRRPVLPTLAPARSFNRPPADGVNLLLSGIQSSQTPANVADSRPTGQGVPLPTLTGNRISSSTSSRGRGTQASSSTGGSQTISGRQQQFPPSTPTQKAPGVNIGQPAGTGTPTTFGARIPQSPTTFQSGGVPLPTLSGRGSSGTSVSQSFGTQPQRPQLQRPQVGQPIRIPGAVTPTTRQGVRGGGQPRDGSVGVPLPALSSSGGFTGGRGGQGRGSGNRGVPLPSIAPAQAGGGGGVPLPGLSLSQGGQRGSFGVPLPSLPHKADRDDLDDRFDDDRFDLDDRFDDDRFDDDRFDLDDRFDDDPFDLDDRFDDDRFDLDDRFDDDSFDLDDRFDDDRFDPDDRFDDDRFDLDDRFDDDRFDDDHLRTVRLPRAQISH